In one window of Ruminococcus hominis DNA:
- a CDS encoding MarR family winged helix-turn-helix transcriptional regulator, with protein sequence MNEDKEQLFWGIWNEQEIASSYIAEYDSIPHLYGEYVMYQAEGQIIDLIAQNHNITCSELAEITKKTPSACSQIVRKLKDRGFVIQTRNEKNNRKYNLSLSDVGEKIYEERKHFTKNCQLIMMKMLDRFTEEELIHHIKVQQVINEAYAGDVIRSKEQLK encoded by the coding sequence ATGAATGAAGATAAAGAACAATTGTTTTGGGGGATTTGGAATGAACAAGAAATTGCATCTTCTTACATCGCGGAATATGATTCTATACCGCACTTATATGGAGAATATGTAATGTATCAAGCAGAAGGGCAAATAATTGATTTAATCGCTCAAAATCATAATATTACATGTTCCGAGTTAGCTGAAATAACAAAAAAGACACCAAGTGCATGCTCACAAATTGTTAGAAAATTAAAAGATCGTGGTTTTGTAATACAGACAAGAAATGAAAAAAATAATCGAAAATATAATTTATCATTGAGCGATGTAGGGGAAAAAATTTATGAAGAAAGAAAGCATTTTACCAAGAACTGTCAGCTTATTATGATGAAAATGCTGGATCGATTTACAGAAGAAGAATTAATACATCACATAAAAGTACAACAAGTTATAAATGAAGCTTATGCTGGCGATGTGATTAGAAGTAAAGAACAATTAAAATAA